Proteins encoded in a region of the Microtus ochrogaster isolate Prairie Vole_2 chromosome 19, MicOch1.0, whole genome shotgun sequence genome:
- the Brix1 gene encoding ribosome biogenesis protein BRX1 homolog has protein sequence MSATKRKRRGDLEVQARKPKKSRKDNGKPAKQAAVTNEMEEEDRDRIPGPVCKGKWKNKERILIFSSRGINFRTRHLMQDLRMLMPHSKADTKMDRKDKLFVINEVCEMKNCNKCIYFEAKKKQDLYMWLSNSPHGPSAKFLVQNIHTLAELKMTGNCLKGSRPLLSFDPAFDEFPHYALLKELLIQIFSTPRYHPRSQPFVDHVFTFTILDNRIWFRNFQIIEEDAALVEIGPRFVLNLIKIFQGSFGGPTLYENPHYQSPNMHRRIIRSITAAKYREKQQVKDVQKLRKKEPKTIVPHDPTADVFVIPAEEKPVEIQWVKPEPKVDLTARKRRIYKRHRKLQQKMNRGNAK, from the exons ATGTCGGCGACCAAGAGGAAGCGGCGTGGAGACTTGGAGGTTCAGGCAAGGAAGCCGAAAAAGAGTCGGAAAGATAACGGGAAGCCAGCTAAGCAGGCGGCTGTGACAAATGAGATGGAAGAGGAAGATAGGGATCGCATCCCAGGTCCCGTTTGCAAG ggcaaatggaaaaataaagagcGGATCCTcatcttttcttccagaggaatAAATTTCAGAACAAGACACTTAATGCAAGACTTGAGAATGTTGATGCCTCATTCTAAAGCAG aTACTAAAATGGACCGTAAAGATAAGTTGTTTGTGATAAATGAg gTCTGTGAAATGAAAAACTGCAATAAATGCATCTACTTTGAAGCTAAGAAAAAGCAGGATCTCTATATGTG GCTTTCAAATTCACCTCATGGGCCATCTGCAAAATTCTTAGTTCAGAATA TTCATACCCTGGCTGAACTGAAGATGACCGGAAACTGCTTGAAAGGTTCTCGTCCCCTTTTGTCTTTTGACCCT gcTTTTGATGAATTTCCACATTATGCTTTGTTAAAAGAACTCCTAATTCAG ATCTTTAGTACACCACGGTACCATCCCAGGAGCCAGCCGTTTGTGGACCACGTGTTTACGTTCACCATTCTGGATAACAGGATATGGTTTCGGAACTTCCAG attATAGAAGAAGATGCTGCTCTGGTGGAAATAGGACCTCGTTTTGTCTTAAATCTCATAAAGATTTTTCAGGGAAGCTTTGGAGGACCAACTTTATATGAAAATCCTCACTACCAGTCTCCAAACATG CATCGGCGTATCATAAGGTCCATCACAGCTGCAAAGTACAGAGAGAAACAACAAGTCAAAGATGTtcagaaactgaggaagaaagaacCAAAGACTATTGTTCCACACGATCCTACTGCAGATGTCTTTGTTATACCAGCAGAGGAGAAACCAGTAGAAATACAGTGGGTGAAGCCAGAGCCTAAAGTAGATCTGACAGCAAGAAAGAGACGGATTTACAAAAGGCATCGGAAATTGCAGCAAAAGATGAACAGAGGGAATGCAAAATGA
- the Rad1 gene encoding cell cycle checkpoint protein RAD1: MPLLTQRVPDEDEQYCLVASLDNVRNLSTVLKAIHFKEHAACFATKNGLKVTVENAKCVQANAFIQAEVFQEFTIQEESVTFRINLTILLDCLSIFGSSPTPGTLTALRMCYQGYGHPLMLFLEEGGVVTVCKINTQEPEETLDFDFCSTNVINKIILQSEGLREAFSELDMTSDVLQITVSPDKPYFRLSTFGNAGSSHLDYPKDSDLVEAFHCNKTQINRYKLALLKPSTKALALSCKVSIRTDNRGFLSLQYMIRNEDGQICFVEYYCCPDEDVPES; the protein is encoded by the exons ATGCCTCTCCTAACCCAGCGCGTTCCGGACGAGGACGAGCAGTACTGCTTAGTGGCCAGCCTCGACAACGTTAGGAATCTCTCCACCGTCTTGAAAGCCATTCATTTCAAAGAACACGCCGCGTGTTTTGCTACCAAAAATGGACTCAAAGTTACCGTTGAAAATGCAAAGTGTGTGCAAGCCAATGCCTTTATTCAG GCTGAAGTGTTTCAAGAATTTACCATTCAGGAAGAATCTGTTACTTTCCGAATTAACTTAACTATCCTTTTAGACTGTTTATCTATTTTTGGATCAAGTCCTACTCCAg GGACTTTAACTGCACTTCGGATGTGTTACCAAGGCTATGGTCATCCTTTGATGCTGTTTCTAGAAGAAGGAGGAGTGGTAACAGTCTGCAAAATTAACACCCAGGAGCCTGAAGAGACTCTCGATTTTGATTTCTGTAGCACcaatgttataaataaaattatcctgCAGTCAGAGGGGCTGCGGGAAGCGTTTTCTGAGCTGGACATGACGAGTGATGTTCTACAGATCACCGTGTCTCCTGACAAGCCCTACTTCAG GCTATCTACTTTTGGAAATGCTGGAAGTTCTCACCTTGACTATCCCAAAGATTCTGACTTGGTGGAAGCATTTCACTGTAATAAGACCCAGATCAACAG ATACAAACTTGCTTTACTGAAACCCTCTACAAAGGCATTAGCTCTATCCTGTAAAGTATCTATTCGGACAGATAATCGAGGATTCCTCTCGCTACAGTACATGATTAGAAATGAAGATGGGCAGATATGTTTTGTGGAGTATTACTGCTGCCCTGATGAAGACGTTCCTGAGTCTTGA